Proteins from a genomic interval of Bacteroides sp. AN502(2024):
- a CDS encoding NVEALA domain-containing protein produces MKKKLLCIVMIVAVVIAAGYNIHMSKSGMNLSNLVLNNVEALADYGETTPYDCYMGHCCYDPAYDCFGHSDRWHYCPNMRGY; encoded by the coding sequence ATGAAAAAGAAATTATTATGTATAGTAATGATAGTTGCAGTTGTAATAGCTGCGGGCTATAATATCCATATGTCAAAGAGTGGAATGAATCTATCTAATTTGGTCCTTAATAATGTAGAGGCTTTAGCAGATTATGGTGAAACAACACCGTATGATTGCTATATGGGACATTGTTGTTATGACCCTGCATATGATTGTTTTGGACATTCTGATAGATGGCATTACTGTCCAAATATGAGAGGGTATTGA
- a CDS encoding 6-bladed beta-propeller: MFSVKYIIIFVGILVILCSCKYSKKNEEGKLMTTCEVNISLQNKQESIMMSNFVDSVRTLCLELPSDVVIGRATRVFFYDSHIFILDRMQQKIFHFDKGGAFLGELNRRGNGLGEYYGLHSCMVKDNVLYVFDKVGQNILLYDFSFKFIRLIHCEKWVENLFLLSDGSFLCFTPFFVYNAPNGIWQMSCDGKMIKQWYIYDDKYPYVGSEWDPFYITSSDGIGIRCPIRNEFYRYKDNNISCTMKWNIKAKTTLDFPDIESCTSIKESFWTCPIFIDADEWVFGIWGEYNGTPSELFTLYSKKDNEVLVSSSLIVDVGDLSYIGNPVSSNLPNAMVAIADGDLIMGSDSFKQGQVKSLPDNQVFLLIYYFLRQSISKEKIASLKKEVGL; this comes from the coding sequence ATGTTTAGTGTTAAATATATTATAATTTTTGTAGGAATACTAGTTATATTGTGTTCCTGCAAATATAGCAAAAAGAATGAAGAAGGAAAGTTGATGACAACTTGTGAAGTTAATATAAGCTTGCAGAATAAACAAGAGAGTATAATGATGTCTAACTTTGTAGATTCTGTACGAACATTGTGTCTAGAACTTCCTTCTGATGTAGTAATAGGAAGAGCGACTCGTGTATTTTTTTATGATTCACATATTTTCATATTAGATAGAATGCAACAAAAAATATTTCACTTTGATAAAGGCGGAGCATTCTTAGGAGAGTTGAATAGGCGTGGAAATGGATTGGGAGAGTATTACGGGCTTCATTCTTGTATGGTGAAAGATAATGTACTTTACGTTTTTGATAAAGTGGGACAAAACATATTATTATATGATTTTTCTTTTAAATTCATTCGTTTGATTCATTGTGAAAAATGGGTAGAGAATTTATTTTTGTTATCTGATGGTTCATTTTTATGCTTTACACCTTTTTTCGTTTATAATGCACCTAATGGTATATGGCAGATGAGTTGTGATGGTAAGATGATAAAACAGTGGTATATATATGATGATAAATATCCTTATGTAGGTTCTGAATGGGATCCGTTTTATATAACATCTTCAGACGGTATTGGCATAAGATGCCCTATTAGAAATGAGTTTTATAGATATAAAGATAATAATATTAGTTGTACTATGAAGTGGAATATCAAAGCAAAGACTACTTTAGATTTTCCGGACATTGAAAGTTGTACATCCATCAAGGAAAGTTTTTGGACTTGCCCAATTTTTATAGATGCTGACGAATGGGTATTTGGTATTTGGGGAGAATATAATGGGACTCCTTCTGAGTTATTTACTCTGTATTCAAAAAAGGACAATGAAGTACTTGTATCTTCTTCTTTAATTGTGGATGTAGGAGATTTGTCTTATATTGGTAATCCTGTTTCATCTAATCTTCCTAATGCAATGGTGGCTATTGCTGATGGAGATTTAATTATGGGTTCGGATTCATTTAAGCAAGGTCAAGTTAAATCTCTTCCGGATAATCAAGTATTTCTGTTGATTTATTATTTTCTTAGACAATCAATTTCTAAAGAGAAAATTGCATCCTTAAAAAAGGAAGTGGGATTGTAA
- a CDS encoding NVEALA domain-containing protein encodes MIKKKFAVMVVIVSAIIAGYNVYSLPVEEKISDLLLSNVEALADHGETSPGYRKGYIASSYQYYLPGYGYTTIPCCRYTGNEYSACSAIDICP; translated from the coding sequence ATTATAAAAAAGAAATTTGCTGTAATGGTAGTTATTGTATCTGCAATAATTGCCGGGTATAATGTATACTCATTGCCGGTTGAGGAAAAAATATCAGATTTATTATTATCTAATGTTGAAGCATTAGCTGATCACGGTGAAACTAGTCCCGGATATAGAAAAGGATATATTGCTTCTAGTTATCAATATTATTTGCCGGGTTATGGATATACGACTATCCCTTGTTGTAGGTATACAGGCAATGAATATAGTGCTTGTTCGGCTATAGATATTTGTCCATAA
- a CDS encoding BF3164 family lipoprotein yields MFSGDIALKSDIKYLFLFFLFLLSCGKKEKEYADNVYAYSEFPQEKELKGGVIELDTALFRYPFRIRIEGDKAIVMDLHGSEHYGHLFEYPSFRYLSSFGRRGDSPTEMLSMENFRLYNHELWTLDANKSELIGLGFSSSGDSLLRKETVTLDEAILRPLDFAVYDDTTFVIPDYSGESRFLKVSCKGKLIEKIGAIPTANEKALEEARPALAQAWRSFLDYNPRNGVLAAVTQLGEVVEVYNLKDSTHVVRIGDHDEPEFKVSDGYGIPTGIMGFSDIQVTDSAIYAVFHGTPFKEIARQNGRLPDGGKYIYVFSLKGEPMCKYVLDRYIYGIWVDETTKTIMATDVNNDQPILKFSFGSV; encoded by the coding sequence ATGTTTTCGGGGGATATAGCCTTGAAGAGTGATATTAAGTATTTGTTTCTTTTCTTTTTATTTCTGCTCTCTTGTGGTAAGAAAGAGAAAGAATACGCAGATAATGTATATGCTTATTCTGAATTCCCGCAAGAAAAAGAACTGAAAGGAGGAGTAATAGAGCTTGATACAGCCTTGTTCCGCTATCCATTTAGGATACGGATAGAGGGAGATAAAGCCATTGTGATGGATTTACATGGTTCCGAACATTATGGGCACTTATTCGAATACCCAAGTTTCCGGTACCTGTCTTCTTTTGGCAGACGGGGCGATTCTCCAACAGAAATGTTATCTATGGAAAACTTCCGTTTGTATAACCATGAATTATGGACGTTGGATGCCAACAAGAGCGAATTAATCGGGTTGGGCTTTTCTTCATCCGGTGATTCACTGCTTCGTAAGGAAACGGTAACATTGGATGAAGCTATACTTCGCCCTCTTGATTTTGCCGTGTATGATGATACCACATTTGTCATTCCCGATTATTCAGGTGAGAGCCGCTTCTTAAAGGTTAGTTGCAAAGGTAAACTTATAGAGAAGATAGGCGCTATACCTACAGCGAATGAGAAAGCTTTGGAAGAAGCCCGTCCTGCATTAGCACAGGCATGGCGTAGCTTTTTAGATTATAATCCTCGTAATGGTGTTTTAGCTGCTGTCACTCAACTTGGAGAGGTGGTTGAAGTTTATAATTTGAAAGACAGTACTCATGTTGTTCGTATCGGTGACCACGATGAACCTGAATTCAAAGTGTCCGATGGTTATGGTATCCCAACAGGCATTATGGGATTCAGTGATATTCAAGTAACGGATAGTGCCATTTATGCGGTGTTTCACGGAACGCCCTTTAAAGAGATAGCAAGGCAAAACGGAAGGCTTCCTGACGGAGGCAAATACATTTATGTATTTAGTTTGAAAGGAGAACCGATGTGTAAATATGTACTCGACCGTTATATATATGGTATTTGGGTGGATGAAACTACTAAAACGATAATGGCAACAGATGTAAATAACGACCAGCCAATACTAAAGTTTAGTTTTGGTAGCGTATGA